The sequence TACTTGAAGACACAAAATTCTGATATCCTCAAATGATTGTAAACCTGCATAGAGGGGAGGGGGTGGTAATTTGGATATGAAACCAATACGAAATTCTGCAAAAGCTCTTATCATACAGGATGGCAAATTGCTGTGTACAAAGAATAAAGATCAATTTGGCATTTTTTATTTACTTCCTGGCGGGGGACAGGAACCGGGAGAAACAATTGTAGATGCTCTAAAAAGGGAATGCCAGGAGGAGATTTCCGCGGAAATAGCAATAGGCGATTTATTATTTGTACGGGAGTATATCGGCAAAAACCATGAATTTGCAGAATGGGATTCAGATATACACCAAATTGAATTTATATTTAGTTGCGCTTTAAAATCGCCAATAGGGGATCTAAAGACAGGCAATGTACCTGATGTATGGCAGATTGGCATCGAATGGATCCAACTGTCCAGATTAAACGAATACAGGATTTACCCAAGTGTATTAAAGTCTGCAGTTACGCCAGAAGGCATTTTTTTTGATAAGGTATACCTGGGAGATGTAAATTAAGGTAATGATAGTACATATGCTAAGAGGAAATAAAGAGATTATTAATCGAAAGGATATAATCTTAAGCTATTATATCCTTTCGATTATATATTATGTACGCTGCTGATATGGATACGACGACCACTATAAACATAATCCACATATATATACTGTCTATTCTCTTATTAAGTATCAAATCAGCTGCATCAACGTACTTAAATGGCGTAAGGTATTTTAAATTTTCTAGTTTATCTGTTAAACCTGAGGCAATACTCAAAAAATAACTTCCCAGGACGACGCCTAGTGAAATGGACATGGTGGTT comes from Caldanaerobius fijiensis DSM 17918 and encodes:
- a CDS encoding NUDIX domain-containing protein — encoded protein: MKPIRNSAKALIIQDGKLLCTKNKDQFGIFYLLPGGGQEPGETIVDALKRECQEEISAEIAIGDLLFVREYIGKNHEFAEWDSDIHQIEFIFSCALKSPIGDLKTGNVPDVWQIGIEWIQLSRLNEYRIYPSVLKSAVTPEGIFFDKVYLGDVN